CCAGTAATAACTGCCGATCCACGCAAAAATCAGGTTCACGAATAATAGAAAAGCCAGCGCGACGGCGGGTCGGAAAGAAAGAATCACCTGTACCGCCAGGATCACCAGCAGTACCGGTTGCATGCTGCTGGGGAAGCAATAGATCGACGCTAGCGTGAATGCACTTTGCGCCAGGATCAGCAGCGGCTCCAGCCAACTTCGCTGTGTCGTGTTGGCGCGGACCACGCCGGTGGCAATCAAGCTGAGCAGAATCGAAACAGTGAATATCGCGCCGAAAAGCTGCTGCAGGTTCCACAGCCGCGGCGGATTATCCAGCAGCGTATTCAGCACTACCGCAATCCATACCAGATAGGCGGCCAGACGCAGCGGATTGAACAACCACCGGCGCCAATTGCGTGGCGTGGACGATTCGGTAAACAAGGTGGTGTTGAGCATGGCCGCAGTGTAAAGCCTGAATCGCGACGATGGGTGCGCGCAGCGATAAAGGTGACTTTATTCACCCGTGGCTGGTGACTTTCGGTATCTCCGATCCGTTTGCGCAAAAGTGCATCGTAGCCACTGTAAAAACATTCGGGAGCCAGACATGATCTTTCAAATTCTTGTGCACACACCGGTTTGGGTGTGGATGATTCTTGCGTTCCTGATCTATCGCGGGCTGCTTGCGAGTCGTGATCGTGAGGTATCGCGGTGGCAGATGTGCATCGTGCCGGCAGTGTTTCTGTGGTTGTCGTTGGATGGCATCGCGCGCAGCTTCGGTTCGCAACATGGCGCTGTCTTGGCTTGGGCGTTTGGCGTGTTGGCAGGTGTCGGCATCGCATGGCTGAGCTTTGATGCGCAGCGCATGAGCTTGCTGCCCGATGGCAAGACCGTATTCGTGCGCGGCAGCTGGAAACCGATGCTGCTGATGATGGCGATTTTTTTGACCAAGTACGC
The sequence above is drawn from the Pseudolysobacter antarcticus genome and encodes:
- a CDS encoding DUF6622 family protein, translating into MIFQILVHTPVWVWMILAFLIYRGLLASRDREVSRWQMCIVPAVFLWLSLDGIARSFGSQHGAVLAWAFGVLAGVGIAWLSFDAQRMSLLPDGKTVFVRGSWKPMLLMMAIFLTKYATGIALAMQPARAQNLGFVVAVCLLYGMCNGMFFAQLLRLFTLQRRIAA